CGGCCTGCGAGATGTTCATGATGGTGGGCGGAGCCTGCTGCTCCCCCTCGGCGGTCTCCCCCTCCACGACGAGCATCGCCGAGCGCGGCCAGTCGTCGACCGCCTGCGGCAGCAGGATGCGCACGTTCTCGCCGGGGATCGGCAGCGGCGTCGCGTAGTCCTCGACCTCGCCGCGGATCGTGTAGTTCACCTCGCGCATCTGCAGCGCGATGCCGTCGAGGCGCGTGGCCGCGAGCTCCGCGTCCCGCTGCTCATCGGCCTCGGCGACGGTCTCGGCGATGTCCTGCACGATGCGCGCGGCCTGCGTGTCGGTGAGGGCCGGATCGGGCTCCTCCTCCGGTGCGGCCGTCGTCGAGGTCGGGGTCGGCGTCGGCGAGGCCGAGAACTGCGGCCACGCGTCGGGCGAGCATCCGGTCAGCAACGCCAGGCTGAGGCCCATCGCCGGCAGCGCGAGCAGCCCGCGGGTGCCGCGGCGTCGTCGCCCGCGCCCCCGGTCCGCGCCGGGTGCGGCGGCGAACTCGTCCGCAGCGGGCTTGGTCTTCGCGGGCGTGTCCGAAGCGCCCTGCCCCGTCTGATCCTCGTGCTGGTCGCCCTCCGACGCGTCCGCGGCATCCGGCCCCGCCGCGATCTCCTTGCGCGGCTCGGCGGCGGCGACCGCGGGGCGTCGGCGACGGGAGCCGATCCCGATCGGCTCGGTCGGGGGCAGGACCGTGCCCTTCCGGCGGGGACCGCGCGAACGCCTCACGTGGCGAACGCCGAGCACCCACAGGATCACACCGAGCAGCAGCAGGAGGCCGCCGAGGACGATCAGGGGGCCCGCCCACGGCGTCGCGTTCGAGATCGGCCACGTGATCGAGATCTCGGCCGGCGCGGGCGCGAAGCCGTCGGAGGCGAGGAGCACGCTCACGCCGTCCGCGAGCTGCAGACGGGTGCTGACCGAGCCCTCGCCCGTGAACTCCTCGAGCCAGAGATCGGCGCCCGCGGGGTTGCGGCCGGGGTACTCGGAGCCCTCCCACGTCGGCTCGGCGGCCTCGACCGACTCCGTCACGACCTGGCCCTGCTCGTCGAGGGCGACGCGCGAGAACGGCGCGTCCGACAGCCAGGCCTCCATGTCGGCGGTACGGCCGTAGGCGACGAAGACCTGCTCGGACCCGGACACCTCGAGCGTCTGCGTACCCGCGTTCGCACGGAACACGTCCGCGTCGATCATCGTGTAGGGCTGCTCCTCGGAGGTCTCGATCCGCGAGGTCGCGGTGTCGGGTCCCAGGAAGACCGTGCGCTGCGCGATCCCCGCTCCGATCAGCGCGGCCGCGAGCACGAAGGCGATGACCGCCCAGACGAAACGCACGTATCCGACTCCTCACATGGCCCGCTCATCGGCAGCGCGGGCTCGGCACTCGACTCTCCAGACTAGCGAAGGGTCCTGAAAGTCGCCCAGACGCAGGTCGTGCGACGGCGACGTCCTCGGCGACCCCTATTCTGACCTCACAGACTTCCGTCCCGCCGGACGGAACCGAGGAGGCTGCGTGAAGATCCACAATCCGTTCCGGGTCGCACTCGTCGCGACCCTCGGCGTCGGCCTCGGGATCGTCCTGCTGCAGAGCGTGCAGACGCTCTCGACGATCCTGCTGTACGTCGGGACGGCCCTCTTCATCGCGCTCGGCCTCGACCCCGTCGTGTCGTGGCTCGAGCGGCATCGCCTTCCCCGCTGGGCGTCCGTGCTCATCACGCTCGTCGCCGTGCTGGGCCTGTTCACCGGCATCGTGCTGATCATCCTGCCGGTGCTGGTGGAGCAGATCGGGCAGCTCGTGATCGAGGTGAGCGCGATCATCGAGCGCGGCACGTGGCAGCAGGAGATCCAGACATGGCTGCTGCTGTACTTCCAGGAAGACGTGATCGACCAGGTCTTCACGACCGTGCAGGACTGGCTGCTCAGCAACATCGACACCATCAGCGAGAGCCTGGTCGGCGTCACGTTCGGCGTGGTGAACGGCCTGTTCGGGGCGTTCATCGTGCTGATCCTGACCATCTACTTCACGGCCTCGACACCGTCGCTCAAGCGGGCGATCTACCAGCTCGCGCCCGCGTCCAAGCGCCCGATGTTCGTGTCGCTCGGCGACCAGATCACAGACTCCGTCGGCTACTACGTCATGGGGCAGGTCAGCCTGGCGCTGATCAACGGCATGCTGAGCCTGATCTTCCTCAACATCATCCAGGCGCCGTTCCCCGCCGTGCTGGCGGTGATCGCCTTCCTCGGCTCACTGATCCCGCTGGTGGGCACGCTCACGGGCTCGACGATCATCGCGCTGACGTGCCTCGTACCCGGACTGGGGTCGCCGACCATCGCGCTGATCGCCGCCATCTACTACCTGATCTACATGCAGATCGAGGCCTACGTGCTCTCCCCGCGCATCATGAGCCGCGCGGTGTCCGTGCCCGGCGGCGTCGTCGTGGTCGCCGCGCTGGCGGGCGGCGCGCTGCTCGGCCTGCTCGGCGCGCTCATCGCGATCCCTGTCGCAGCGAGCATCCTGATCATCTACCGCCAGGTCGTCATCCCCCGGATGAACGAACGCTAGTCGCGTGGTTCGACCGGCAGCGGGCAGCGCCGGCCGTCGGCCGAGCGGGTCGGGACGGGAGATCGCCTAGCGGTCCGGCCACTGCGTCGGCAGCGGCAGCGCCTGCGGGTTCAGGACGCCGACGATCTCGCTCAGCACGCGGCTCGTCTGCTTCTCGCCGACCCAGAGGTGCTTGCCCTCTTCGACGTCCACGAGCCGGATGTGCGGGATCGCGGCGAACCGCTCTGCGGCCTCGGCCGGGCGCAGGTAGTCGTCGAACTCCGGGATGAGCGCCACGAGCGGGCGCGGATCGCCGTGCCACGCGCGCAACTCCTCCTCCGTCGTGCGGTGAAGGGGCGGGGACAGCAGGATCGCGCCGCGCGCATCATGCGCCCGTCCGTACTTGAGCACGAGCTCGGTGCCGAACGACCAGCCGAGCAGCCACGGGTCGGGCAGGCTCCGTGCGGCGACGAAGTCCATGGCGGCTGCCACATCCGCCTCCTCGGCCACGCCCTCCCCGAACGCGCCCTCGCTCGTGCCGCGGGGCGACGTCGTGCCGCGGGTGTTGAAGCGCAGCACCGCGATGTCTGCGAGGGCAGGCAGCCGTGCGGCCGCCTTGCGGATGATGTGGGAGTCCATGAAGCCGCCGTGCGTGGGCAGAGGATGCAGCGTCACGAGCGTCGCGACCGGATCGCGATCCTCGGGCATCGCGAGCTCGCCGACGAGCGTGAGCCCGTCGCTCGTGTGCAGCTCGATCTCCTCGCGCCGGGCGGGCAGCAGCGTCGCGCCGCGGATCTCCATGGTGTCTCCCTCCGAGGCCTTCAAGCCGTCCTCCAGCAGTGCGTGTGCCAGTGGCGACGCGCGGCGAGATCCGCCGCGGCGCCCAGCACGCCGTCCTCGCTCCAGACGACGACATGCGCGACGCCCAGGCCGATCGTGCCGCCGCAGCCGGGGCACGTGTACGTCTTCTCGGTGCGGGCGCCCGAGACGGGCTGCACCGAGTACTCCCGACCGCGGCGCGCTTCGGTGCGCCGCCAGCCCGCGATCAGGCGATCGAGCGGATCGTCGTCGCGGTCATCGCGACGACGACGGTTCGAGCGGGGCATGGCGCGCGGCCTACCACCAGTGGTTGGCGGTCCAGAACGCGTAGGCCCCCGCCCAGCTGCCGTAGCGGCCGCTGGCGTAGCCCGTCGCCCACTGCAGGTTCGCCACGGGGTTGTAGCCGCCGCCGGGCACCTTGCTGCACGGAAGCGCCTGGACCAGACCGCAGGCCCCGGACGAGGCGTTCGTCGCGTTGGGATTCCAGCCGCTCTCGTGCGAGACGATGTAGTCGACGTAGCCCCAGTCGCTCTCGGCGATGCCGGCGGCACGCATCCACTCCTCGGGAGCGCCGCCGCCCGTGTAGAACGGGGATGCCAGCGTCGTCGCCCCGCCTGTCGAAGCGGGCTGGGAGGCCTGAGCGGCCTCCTCCGCCTTCGCGGCCTCCTCCGCCTCCGCGATGAGCGTCGGGATCTCCTCGCGCGTGACCCCTTCCGGGACCTCGACGCCCTGCGACTCGGCGTAGGCGACCCACTCCTCGAGCGAGGCCTTCGGATGCGGCGAGCCGTCCGCCTGATCCTGCAGCTCGATCGAGTAGCCGCCGTACTGCAGGCTGCCGGCGGGAGCGAGGTTCGCGGCCGCGACGTACATCTGCGCGTCGGCCCGCACGGCCTCGTAGGTGGACGCGGGCGTTCCCTCGGCCAGAGCGGCCGTCGTGGGCACGAGGTAGGCCGCCAGGAACCCGAACGCGGCGACGCCGGCGAACACGTTCAGCGCACCGCGGCGGCGGCTCAGACGGGCCGGCGCGGGGGCCGCGGCACGCGTGCTCGACGCGCGCGCGTCACGTCTGGTGAGCTGGGCTGCCGTTCGGGTTCGGGTCTCGTTGGGCGAAGTCACAGTCCGACGAGTCTAACCCGCGCCTCCCGGTGAATCCACCGCGGACGTGATCTGTTCGTGATTTTTCGTCAGCGCACGGCCAGCATCACGTCGACCACCGCGTCGAGCAGGGCGTCGACCTGCTCCTCGCGATAGCCGCCGCGCGCCGGGCGGAACGCCGCGGCGCGCACCTGCTCGACGGTCAGCGGCTCACCCGCCTCGAAGTACCGCGTGAGCCGATCCGCGACGATGTCGACCTCCTCGCGGGCGTAGCCGTACGCGAACGGTCCGACCCGGTCGAAGCGCTCCCCCCGCGGGCGGCTCATCCTGTCGAGGATCACCTGCGCCTCCTCCCGAGCCTGGGCGACCCAGGCCTCGGCGCCGACCGACGCGATCGCACGCTCCCGCTCCCGTGCGGCGAAGGCGTCCTCGATGCGCCCGAGGGCCGCGTCGACCGCGGCGATCTGGTAGCCGCCGCGGCGCAGGGGGAAGGCGGCCTCCCGCACGGCGCGGGCGTCGAGGGTCGCCGTCCCCGACTCGAAGGTGCCGCGAGCCCGCGCGAGGAACTCGTCGACCGCCTGACGGTCGTATCCCTTCTCGCGGCCGCGCGCGAGCGGGAACGGCTGTGAGCGGTGAGCAGCGGCGTCGGTCATGATGCCCCCAGCGGCACGAGCAGGTGATGAAGGGTGAGTGCGGCCGTCGCCGAGGGCAGGATGCTGTCGAGGCGGTCGAGCACGCCCCCGTGGCCCGGGAGCCAGGAGCTCATGTCCTTGATGCCGAGGTCGCGCTTGACCATGGACTCGCTGAGGTCGCCGACCGTCGCCGTCGCCATGATGACGGCGCCGATGATGAGACCGCTCCACCACGGCAGGCCGAGCATGAAGTGGGCGAGCAGCGCACCCGCGACGAGCGACGCGAGCACGGCGCCCGCGAAGCCCTCCCACGTCTTCTTGGGGCTGATCCGGGGCGCCATGGGCGTGCGACCGAAGGAGAGGCCGGCGGCGTACGCGCCCGTGTCCGACACCACGACGACGATGATGAACGCGAGCACCCACCATTCGCCGCCCGGTTCGCGCAGCAGAACCAGCGCCAGGCTCGCCAGGAACGTCACGTACAGCGTGATGAAGGCGCCGACCACGACGTCGGACAGCACGTCGGCGTACACCCGCCCGTCCTGCGCCGCCATCTGCGCGAGCAGGCGCCACACGATGATGAGCGCGATCGCCGTGAACAGCATCGACCAGTGCAGCCACAGATCGCCCAGGAAGCCCGACACGAGCAGCAGCGGAACGGCGATCAGCTGCGGCACGAGGTCGACTCTGCGGCCGACTGCCTGCAGCGCGCGTGAGAGCTCGAACACGCCGAACACGACCGCGGCGGCCGCGAGCAGCACGAACGTCCACTTCACGAACACCAGCGACGCGACGGTCAGCACGCCGATGCCGAGACCGATCGCGATCGCCACGAACAGGTCGCGCCCCGTGCGCTGCTTGATGCGCTCGTTCGCCTCGTCGAACTGGTCGCGGGCGTGCGCCGCGTGCATCTCGAACTCGTTGCGGGCGGCGCGCACGCGCGCCTGGAAGGATGCGGGCTGATCCACCTGCGGCGCGACGGGGGTCACGAGCGACTCGTGCTTCACCTCTGGCGGCGCGGCGGGCTCGGCGGAAGGAGGCGTCACGAGGCTCTGCCAGTCCGGCTCCGCGGGCGTCGCGGGACGCGCCGGCGACCCGTCGCGCGCGGGACCCGCCGCGTCGGGCGCATCAGGCTGCGGCTCGGTCATGACTTCCCCTCACCCGCCTCGGACGCGAAGAGCGACACACACGGCATCAGACCTCGAGAAGCTCTGCCTCTTTGTGCTTCAGGGCCTCGTCGATCTTGTCGACGTGGGCCTTCGTGATCGCGTCGAGCTCCTTCTCGCCGCGCACGATGTCGTCCTCGCCGATCTCGTCCTTCAGCGAGTCGAGGTCGTCCTTGATCTGGCGTCGGATGCCGCGGATGCGCACCTTCGCGTCCTCGCCCTTCGCGCGGACGAGCTTGACGAACTCCTTGCGGCGCTCGGAGGTCAGCTCCGGCATCGTGATGCGGATCATGTTGCCGTCGTTGCTCGGGTTCGCGCCGAGGTTCGGCATGTCGCGGATCGCGTCCTCGATCGCCTTGAGCGCGGACTTGTCGTACGGCGTGACGATCAGCGTGCGGGCCTCGGGGTTGGCGAGCGACGCGAGCTGCTGCAGCGGCGTGGGCGTGCCGTAGTAGTCGACGAGGACCTTCTGGAACAGCTGCGGGTTCGCACGACCGGTGCGGACCGTCGAGAAGTCCTCCTTGGCCGCGTCGACGGCCCGGTCCATGCGGGAGGTGGCTTCGGCGAGGACGTCCGCGATCACGGTGGCTCCATTCATCAGGTGGTACTCAGAGGAAGTTTAATGTGCCCGCCGCGACGCGCCGGCGGGCAACGCCGCGCGTCAGGTCGTGACGAGCGTGCCGATCTTCTCGCCCAGCAGCGCCTTCGTGACGTTGCCGGCGGGCTCCATGCCGAACACCCGCATGTCGATCCGGTTGTCCATGCACAGGCTGAACGCGGTCGAGTCGACCACCTTGAGGCCCTGCACGAGCGCGTCCGCGTAGCTGACGGTGTCGAGCTTCGTCGCGGTGGGATCCGTGCGGGGGTCGGCGGTGTAGACGCCGTCCACGCCGTTCTTGGCGACCAGCACCTCGTCGGCGCCGATCTCGAGCGCGCGCTGCGCCGCGACCGTGTCGGTCGAGAAGTACGGCAGGCCGGCGCCGGCGCCGAAGATCACGACGCGCCCCTTCTCCATGTGCCGCTGCGCGCGACGCGGGATATAGGGCTCGGCGACCTGGGTCATGGAGATCGCGGACTGCACGCGCGTGGCGGCGCCCGCCTGCTCCAGGAAGTCCTGCAGGGCGAGGGCGTTCATGACGGTGCCGAGCATGCCCATGTAGTCGGCACGGCCTCGGTCCATCCCGCGCTGGCTCAGCTCCGCGCCGCGGAAGAAGTTGCCGCCGCCGACGACGACCGCGATCTCGACGCTCTCGGTGGCCGCTGCGATCTCGCGCGCGATCTGGCTGACGACATCCGGATTCACGCCCAGCTGGCCGGCGCCGAACGCCTCGCCGGAGAGCTTCAGCAGGACGCGGCGGCGCCCGGTCTTCTCATTGGTCACGTGTCTTCCTCTCGTCGCGTTCCTACGCTACCGGTGACGGCCGGATCCGCCCCGCGCGGTCGGATCGGCCGCCCGCGCGCGGAAAAGGGGCCCGGATCCGGATGGATCCGAGCCCCTTCAGACGCCTGTCAGGCGCCGACCTTGAAGCGGACGAAGCCCGTGACGGTGATGCCGGCGGCGTCGGCCACCTGCTTCACCGACTGCTTGTCGTCCTTCGCGTACGCCTGGTCGAGCAGGGCGACCTGCTTGAAGTAGGCGTTCAGGCGACCCTCGACGATCTTCGGAAGGGCGGCCTCCGGCTTGCCCTCCTGACGCGTGAGCTCGGTGACGAGCGTGCGCTCCTTCTCGACCTCGGCCTCGGGCACCTCGTCGCGCGTGAGGTACGACGGGTTGGCGAACGAGATGTGCTGCGCGATGCTGCGCGCCGTCTCGGCGTCCGCACCGGAGTACGCGACCGCGACGCCGACCTGCGGGGGCAGGTCCTTGCTGGTCTTGTGCAGGTACACCTGGAAGGCGTCGCCGGACAGGGTGCGCACGCGGCGCAGCTCGACCTTCTCGCCGATGATGGCGGCCTCGTCCGAGATCAGCTGGTCGACCGTCTGGTCGCCCGCGGGGGCGGCCAGCGCGGCCTCGGCCGAGTCGGCGCCGACGGCGGCGGCCGCGTCGGCCACCTTGTCGGCCAGCGCGATGAAGCGGTCGTTCTTCGCCACGAAGTCGGTCTCGCACGCGAGCTCGATCAGCGTGACCTTGCCGTCCTGCTCGCGCGCGGCGACGAGGCCCTCGCTCGTGGAGCGGTCGGCACGCTTCGCGTTGCCCTTCGCGCCCTTGAGGCGGAGGATCTCGGTGGCCTTCTCGACGTCGCCGTCGGCCTCCTCGAGCGCCTTCTTGGTGTCGACCATGCCCGTGCCGAGCTGCTCGCGCAGCGCCTTGATGTCGGCGATGGTGAAGTTGGCCATTGGTTGCTGGCTCCTCAGGTTCGGTGGATCCGATCGGATCCGGACGACTTACTTCTCGGTGGTTTCGGCGGCCTCGGCCTCGGCCGGAGCCTCGGTCTCGGCGGGAGCCTCGGCGGCGGGCGCCTCGGCCTCGGCGACCTCGGTCTCGGCCGGGGTCTCGAGGAGCTCGCGCTCCCACTCGGCCAGCGGCTCGGCGTCGCCCTCGGGGTTGTGCTTCTGCTGCAGGCCCTCGGCCGCGGCGTCGGCGATGATGCGCGTCAGCAGGCCGACCGAGCGGATGGCGTCGTCGTTGCCCGGGATCGGGTACTGCAGGTCGTCGGGGTCGACGTTCGTGTCGAGGATGCCGATGACGGGGATGCCGAGCTTCTTGGCCTCGTCGATCGCGAGGTGCTCGCGCTTGGCGTCGACGACCCACAGGGCCGACGGCGTCTTGGTGAGGTTGCGGATGCCGCCCAGCGACTTGTGCAGCTTGTCGAGCTCGCGCTTCTTGAGCAGCAGCTCCTTCTTGGTGAAGCCGGTGCCGGCCGGGTCCTCGAAGTCGAGCTCCTCGAGCTCCTTCATGCGCGCGAGACGCTTCGACACGGTCTGGAAGTTGGTCAGCAGACCACCGAGCCAGCGCTCGTTGACGTAGGGCTGGCCGACGCGCGTCGCCTGCTCGGCGAGCACCTCCTGGGCCTGCTTCTTCGTGCCGACGAACAGCACGGTGCCGCCGCGGGCGACGGTCTCCTTGACGAAGTCGTACGCCTTGTCGATGTAGGTGAGCGACTGCTGGAGGTCGATGATGTGGATGCCGCTGCGCTCCGTCAGGATGAAGCGCTTGACCTTCGGGTTCCACCGACGGGTCTGGTGTCCGAAGTGCACGCCGCTGTCGAGCAGCTGGCGGATGGTGACCACAGCCATGGTCTTTCTCCTTGTTTCGGGCAGGACGGCCGAGCCGGTTCCTGCCATTGCGGTTGATCTGCCGGTTGGTCGACCGGCGAGCCTGGTGCCCGGCGCACTACCGCCCTCTGGGAGGGACCGATGGGAGTGGATGCCGCGACGCTCATCCGAAGACGAGGAGTCGCTCTGGGCACGCGGAGTCATCCCGATGCACGGGATGCGACCTCCAGTGTATCAGTGCGGGGTGCGCTCGCCGCGCCGCGGCGAGCGGCGTTCATCCGGCGTTCGTCCTGTCGTCCACAGCCCCGGACGACCCCGCCGCGACTCGCTCGCCGGGGGATCCAGCCGCCATATGGCGCCAGCGGCTGCACGCTGATGGCATGAGTGCCCTGGCCCGCCGCGTCCTGACGTCCCTGCGCGCCGGCGCGATCCTGCTGGTCGCGCCGGCGGGGGCCGCCGCTGCGCCCGCTCCGGAGTCGCGCATCGAGACGGCGGAGGTCTGGATCTGGCCCGTGCCGGGCGGCGTACGGCTCGTGGCGCCGTACGTCGCGCCGCGCACGCCTACGGCCCCGGCCACCGCGGCGTGGACGTGGCCGCCGAGGTCGGATCGGATGCGCTCGCGCCCGCATCCGGGACCGTCGCGTTCTCGGGCACGGTCGTCGACCGGCCGCTGCTCACGATCGACCACGGCGGGGGACTCGTCACGACGCTGGAGCCCGTGCTGTCCGACCTCTCCCCCGGCGATGCGGTCTCGCGCGGCGACGTGGTCGGTCAGGTGGCGGCAGGCGGCCACGCGGCGCCCGGATCGCTGCACCTCGGGGTGCGGCTGAACGGCGAGTACGTCAACCCGCTGCTGCTGCTCGGCGGCGTGCCGCGCGCGGTGCTGCTGCCGTGCTGCTGACGCGTCGGGGTCAGGCGCGAGGGTGGGCGAGCCGGTAGGCGGCGGCGAGGCGCTCGGACGACACGTGCGTGTAGATCTGCGTGGTGCCGAGGCTCGCGTGCCCGAGCAACTCCTGCACCGCACGCAGGTCGGCGCCGCCGTCGAGGAGGTGCGTCGCGGCCGAGTGCCGCAGCGTGTGCGGCCCGACGGCGCTCGAGCCCACGGCGGGGCCCACCTCGCGGGTGACGAGGTCGTACGCGGCGCGGGCGCCCAGCCGTCCGCCGCGGATACCGAGGAAGAGCGCCGGTCCGGATGATCCGCTGCCCCGAGCGGCGAGAGCCGGTCGGGCGCGCGTCAGGTAGGCGCCGAGGGCGCGCTGGGCGGGCGCCCCGAACGGCACGACGCGCTCCTTGGCCCCCTTGCCCAGCACGCGCACCGTGCCGCGGTCGAGGTCGGCGTCGTCGACGTCGAGCCCGCATAGCTCGGACACGCGGATGCCCGACCCGTACAGCACCTCGAGCACGGCGTGGTCGCGCAGCGCGACCGGGTCGCCGTCCTGCGCCCTGCGCTCGAGCCTGTCCAGGACGTCGCGCAGCGCATCGGCCGTCGCGACGTGCGGCAGCGTGCGGCCGCGCTTGGGGGCCACGAGGCGCAGGCTGGGGTCGACCGGGACCAGGTCCTCCTCGTGCGCCCAGCGGAAGAAGGTGCGCGCCGACGACGTGCGCCGCGCGACCGTGGATCGCTCGTCGCCGCGCTTCGTCGCCTGCCACAGCCACTCGCGCAGGTGCTCGAGGTCGATGTCGGCGAGCTCGATGTCCCCCGTGACCTGGACGAGCCCGCGCAGGTCGTTGCGATACGCGCGCACGGTCGCGGGCGAGAGCCGGCGCACCTTCTCGAGGTGCGTGGCGAACGCCTCGGTCGCGCGGGAGATCAGCACGTCTCCAGCTTCGCGCGCGCCGGGGCGATCCGGCGCGCGACCCGCCCGTCAACCCGTGGCCGCGATCGCTCGCGGCGGGCAGGATGGCGCAATGGAGACGACCGAGTACGTCTGGTCGGGGACGCGCGGGCCGAGCCTCGAGCGGCTCTCGCTCACCCAGCACGGATCCGTGCGGGCGCGCGCTCGGGTCGAGCTCGCGGACACGACCTACGAGTACGAGGCCGTGCTGGATGCGGAGTGGGTCTTCCGCGCGCTGCGGGTCGAGACCGGCGACGGCCGCTCCCTCGAGCTGCGTCACGACGCATCGGGCTGGTGGACGGAGAACCGGATGGTGCGGCCCGACCTGGGCGATGCCGTCGACATCGATCTGTCGTTCAGCCCGTTCACCAACACCCTGCCGATCCGGCGCCTGGATATCCCGGTCGGCGGCGAGGTCGAGATCGTCACCGCCTATGTCGCCAGCCCCTCGCTCGCGGTGCTGCCCGACCCGCAGCGCTACACGCGCCTGACGGCCGACCGGTACCTCTACGAGTCGCTCGACAGCGACTTCGAGCGGGAGATCCTCGTCGACGCCGACGGGATGGTGCTCGACTACCCCGGTCTGTTCACGCGTCAGCCGGCCTAGGCGGCGCACGCGAACGCGCCGGCGCAGGCGGCGCGCGCTCAGGCATCGGCGGGGGCGGCCGCGGGGAGCTCATCCGTGGGCCGTTGCGGGTGTGGGTGCATGCATCGTCGCCGCGTCCTCGTCGCATGCTCACCCCGTCCGTCCGAGTCGCCCTCCCTCGAGCGACGACTCGATCCGGCCATCGAGCTCGAGCAGCCCGAGCTCGGCCTGCACCTCGGACAGCGACATGCCGCAGCGGCGGGCGATGTCGTCGAGCGTGCGCCACGCGCGGGTGCCGAGCCCGTCGAGCACGCGGATCGTCTCCGGACGCGGGCGGTCCTCGCCCCGGCGTCCCGCCTCCCGCGCGTCCCACTCCCCGATCAGCTCTCGCACGTCCGACGCACTCGTCACACACGTCGCGTCGAATTCGCGCATGAGGCGATGACAGCCCTCCGAGGTCGCGCTCGTGACCGGCCCCGGCACCGCGCCGAGCGGGCGACCGAGGGCGGCGGCGTGCCCGCGGTGTTCAGGGATCCGAGTGGTCCGCGTCGCGCGAGGATGCGCTGACCGAATCAGCGGTGTGGGCGAAGACCAATCCGTCGCTGGGAACGGTGATCCGAGAGGACAAGATTGTTGACGAGTTGAACGCGCTGCAGGCCCGGCCGGATGTGTTCCGGCGTGAGCGTCTCGGCGAGTGGGGCCGCTCCGGTGATCGAGCTCTCGCCCTCGACGAGTCGCAGTGGGCTGCCGGGCATTTGCCTGAGGAGAACTGGCCGGAGCGGGATGAGGCGTACTCGTTCAAGCACGGGGACGTGCGCGTCATCGGCGTCGACTGCACGTTCAATGCCGAGATGACCACCCTCACCGAGATGGTTCCGCTCGTGGGCAACCGCGTCGGCATACGAGTCCTCGATGCTGGTCCCGGCCTCGAGTGGGTGGCTAGGGTGCTCGGCGAGGTTCGAGAAGAGACGGCGCATATCAAGGTCGTCTTGGATCCGGCCCGTACCGGCGACCTGACTCCGGACCTCCGTGAAGTAGGTATCAGCGATGCCGAGCGCCGGCGTCGTGTGGAACTAGCCACGGGTCGTGACCTGACGCTGGCGTGCGAAGCGCTCGTGCGTCAGGTCCGGGAGGGCCACGCGGTGCACAACGACCCACGTTGGACGCGGCTGCCGCTGCAGCGACCCGATCAACGTTCGACGACGGGAAGGGATGGAAGCTCGTCGGCATCGACGGGGCCGACGTCTCACCCCTCATCGCTGCAGCCCTCGCGCTCCGGGCACTACGGGGCCTTCCGCCTTCTCGCGGTAAGCAGCGACTCATCTACTGAACGGCCCGGTGGTGCGGCTCTTATGTCGGAGCCTCGTGCGAGCATTCGGCTCATCGGCACAATCAAGGAAAGGTCAATCGGTGGCTAGCGACTACGACGTTCGGCAGATCCTCAACGAGATGCGTGAGCAGACGAAGCTCTTGAAGGAAATCAAGACCGCTATAGAGGGCGTCGAGCGCGCCGTTTACGATGTGGCGCCTGGGTCATGAGCGACGGCTTCATTTGGCGTGACGCCGAGGTCACCTACCCGGACTGGAACGGCACAGCTCAACTAGACGAAAAGATGACAGGCAAGACCCCA
The Microbacterium sp. JZ31 genome window above contains:
- a CDS encoding glycosyl transferase, with protein sequence MRFVWAVIAFVLAAALIGAGIAQRTVFLGPDTATSRIETSEEQPYTMIDADVFRANAGTQTLEVSGSEQVFVAYGRTADMEAWLSDAPFSRVALDEQGQVVTESVEAAEPTWEGSEYPGRNPAGADLWLEEFTGEGSVSTRLQLADGVSVLLASDGFAPAPAEISITWPISNATPWAGPLIVLGGLLLLLGVILWVLGVRHVRRSRGPRRKGTVLPPTEPIGIGSRRRRPAVAAAEPRKEIAAGPDAADASEGDQHEDQTGQGASDTPAKTKPAADEFAAAPGADRGRGRRRRGTRGLLALPAMGLSLALLTGCSPDAWPQFSASPTPTPTSTTAAPEEEPDPALTDTQAARIVQDIAETVAEADEQRDAELAATRLDGIALQMREVNYTIRGEVEDYATPLPIPGENVRILLPQAVDDWPRSAMLVVEGETAEGEQQAPPTIMNISQADPWSNYKITTVASLEAAVQIPDLAPWYFGARLVPPDSSFLSIPPSQLAAAYADTLANGEASEYATLFDLESDAFRVALEEARAQTQASFNETAAETGEMTFDQGPGSSDPTALATLESGALVAVTVDTSIVTRPAGEDIVVKFPDNQAVVALVGEENSTTGVQETATNQLFFSVPAQGSSEKIRLLGYSSGISSASLLEEGE
- a CDS encoding AI-2E family transporter encodes the protein MKIHNPFRVALVATLGVGLGIVLLQSVQTLSTILLYVGTALFIALGLDPVVSWLERHRLPRWASVLITLVAVLGLFTGIVLIILPVLVEQIGQLVIEVSAIIERGTWQQEIQTWLLLYFQEDVIDQVFTTVQDWLLSNIDTISESLVGVTFGVVNGLFGAFIVLILTIYFTASTPSLKRAIYQLAPASKRPMFVSLGDQITDSVGYYVMGQVSLALINGMLSLIFLNIIQAPFPAVLAVIAFLGSLIPLVGTLTGSTIIALTCLVPGLGSPTIALIAAIYYLIYMQIEAYVLSPRIMSRAVSVPGGVVVVAALAGGALLGLLGALIAIPVAASILIIYRQVVIPRMNER
- a CDS encoding alpha/beta hydrolase, which encodes MEIRGATLLPARREEIELHTSDGLTLVGELAMPEDRDPVATLVTLHPLPTHGGFMDSHIIRKAAARLPALADIAVLRFNTRGTTSPRGTSEGAFGEGVAEEADVAAAMDFVAARSLPDPWLLGWSFGTELVLKYGRAHDARGAILLSPPLHRTTEEELRAWHGDPRPLVALIPEFDDYLRPAEAAERFAAIPHIRLVDVEEGKHLWVGEKQTSRVLSEIVGVLNPQALPLPTQWPDR
- a CDS encoding transglycosylase SLT domain-containing protein produces the protein MTSPNETRTRTAAQLTRRDARASSTRAAAPAPARLSRRRGALNVFAGVAAFGFLAAYLVPTTAALAEGTPASTYEAVRADAQMYVAAANLAPAGSLQYGGYSIELQDQADGSPHPKASLEEWVAYAESQGVEVPEGVTREEIPTLIAEAEEAAKAEEAAQASQPASTGGATTLASPFYTGGGAPEEWMRAAGIAESDWGYVDYIVSHESGWNPNATNASSGACGLVQALPCSKVPGGGYNPVANLQWATGYASGRYGSWAGAYAFWTANHWW
- a CDS encoding DivIVA domain-containing protein, with the protein product MTDAAAHRSQPFPLARGREKGYDRQAVDEFLARARGTFESGTATLDARAVREAAFPLRRGGYQIAAVDAALGRIEDAFAARERERAIASVGAEAWVAQAREEAQVILDRMSRPRGERFDRVGPFAYGYAREEVDIVADRLTRYFEAGEPLTVEQVRAAAFRPARGGYREEQVDALLDAVVDVMLAVR
- a CDS encoding phosphatidate cytidylyltransferase, which translates into the protein MTEPQPDAPDAAGPARDGSPARPATPAEPDWQSLVTPPSAEPAAPPEVKHESLVTPVAPQVDQPASFQARVRAARNEFEMHAAHARDQFDEANERIKQRTGRDLFVAIAIGLGIGVLTVASLVFVKWTFVLLAAAAVVFGVFELSRALQAVGRRVDLVPQLIAVPLLLVSGFLGDLWLHWSMLFTAIALIIVWRLLAQMAAQDGRVYADVLSDVVVGAFITLYVTFLASLALVLLREPGGEWWVLAFIIVVVVSDTGAYAAGLSFGRTPMAPRISPKKTWEGFAGAVLASLVAGALLAHFMLGLPWWSGLIIGAVIMATATVGDLSESMVKRDLGIKDMSSWLPGHGGVLDRLDSILPSATAALTLHHLLVPLGAS